One segment of Agrococcus sp. ProA11 DNA contains the following:
- the rhaI gene encoding L-rhamnose isomerase encodes MAIAPSLEELAKLQIEVPSWAYGNSGTRFRVFGTPGTPRDPFEKVSDAAQVHAATGLAPRVAIHIPWDRVADYAALRRHAEDQGVEIGTVNSNTFQEEEYKFGSLCHPDARVRRRAVDHHLECLDIMRAVGVRDLKIWLADGTNYPGQDSIRERQDRLAEGLRAIYAELDADQRLLLEYKFFEPAFYHTDVPDWGTSYAHTVALGDQAKVVLDTGHHAPGTNIEFIVAQLLRLGKLGAFDLNSRFYADDDLIVGLADPFQLFRIVMELVSGGGYGDPDVQLVLDQCHNIEAKIPGQIRSVLNVQEAVAKVLSLDTEALAAARRDTDVLLANEIVMDAYSTDVRPLLAEFRASRGLPEDPMRAFLASGYLDRIADERVGGAQASWGA; translated from the coding sequence ATGGCCATCGCGCCCTCGCTGGAAGAGCTTGCCAAGCTGCAGATCGAAGTGCCGAGCTGGGCCTACGGGAACTCCGGCACGCGCTTTCGCGTGTTCGGGACGCCCGGCACGCCGCGGGATCCGTTCGAGAAGGTCAGCGATGCCGCGCAGGTGCACGCCGCGACCGGCCTCGCACCGCGCGTCGCGATCCACATCCCCTGGGACCGCGTCGCCGACTACGCGGCACTGCGGAGGCACGCCGAGGATCAGGGCGTCGAGATCGGCACGGTGAACTCGAACACCTTCCAGGAGGAGGAGTACAAGTTCGGGTCGCTCTGCCACCCGGACGCTCGCGTTCGGCGGCGAGCGGTCGACCACCACCTCGAGTGCCTCGACATCATGCGCGCGGTCGGCGTGCGCGACCTGAAGATCTGGCTCGCCGACGGCACGAACTACCCCGGTCAGGACTCGATCCGCGAGCGCCAGGACCGCCTGGCCGAGGGCCTGCGCGCGATCTACGCCGAGCTCGACGCCGACCAGCGGCTGCTGCTGGAGTACAAGTTCTTCGAGCCGGCGTTCTACCACACGGATGTGCCCGACTGGGGGACGAGCTACGCCCACACGGTCGCGCTCGGCGACCAGGCGAAGGTGGTGCTCGACACCGGCCACCACGCGCCCGGCACGAACATCGAGTTCATCGTCGCGCAGCTGCTCCGCCTGGGGAAGCTCGGCGCCTTCGACCTCAACTCGCGCTTCTACGCCGACGACGACCTGATCGTCGGCCTCGCGGATCCCTTCCAGCTGTTCCGCATCGTCATGGAGCTCGTCTCCGGCGGCGGTTACGGCGATCCCGACGTGCAGCTGGTGCTCGACCAGTGCCACAACATCGAGGCGAAGATCCCCGGCCAGATCCGCAGCGTGCTGAACGTGCAGGAGGCGGTCGCGAAGGTGCTCTCGCTCGACACCGAGGCGCTCGCCGCAGCCCGCCGCGACACCGACGTGCTGCTCGCGAACGAGATCGTGATGGACGCGTACAGCACCGACGTGCGCCCGCTGCTCGCGGAGTTCCGCGCGTCGCGCGGCCTGCCGGAGGACCCGATGCGCGCCTTCCTGGCCTCCGGCTACCTCGACCGGATCGCCGACGAGCGCGTCGGTGGCGCGCAGGCGAGCTGGGGAGCCTGA
- a CDS encoding bifunctional aldolase/short-chain dehydrogenase: protein MQRETAMDKAVQELIERSNRLGSDPRNTNYAGGNTSAKGQATDPATGEQVDLLWVKGSGGDLGTLTESGLAALRLDRVRALEAVYPGVEREDEMVAAFDYCLHGSGGAAPSIDTAMHALVEQPHVDHLHPDAGIAIATAADGPALTERIYGDKVVWVPWRRPGFQLGLDIRAIQREHPDAVGCILGGHGITAWGETSEAAERNSLWIIRTAAAYLEEHGAQQPFGTALEGYAALPPAERRAKAAALSAHVRAIAATDRPMVGHFSDDEVVTDFLEREHHRRLTELGTSCPDHFLRTKVKPLVLDLPADAPVEQAIARLQELHEQYRADYAAYYERHATEDSPAMRGADPAIVLIPGVGMFSFGKDKRTARVAGEFYINAINVMHGAESVSTYTPISDAEKFRIEYWSLEEAKLQRQPKPRSHAGRIALVTGAASGIGKAIATRLAAEGACVVIADLSLEKAQAAAAELGSTDVAIGVQCDVTQEAEVQAAVDATLLAFGGLDLVVNNAGLSLSRSLLETTEADWDLQHDVMAKGSFLVSRAAARVLIDQGMGGDIIYISSKNAVFAGPNNIAYSATKADQAHQVRLLAAELGQYGVRVNGINPDGVVRGSGIFAGGWGASRAKVYGVEEAELGKYYAGRTLLGLEVLPEHVANAVAALTGPELSHTTGLHVPVDSGVAAAFLR from the coding sequence ATGCAGAGAGAGACGGCCATGGACAAGGCAGTGCAGGAGCTCATCGAGCGCAGCAACCGGCTCGGATCCGACCCCCGCAACACCAACTACGCCGGCGGCAACACCTCTGCCAAAGGGCAGGCGACCGATCCCGCCACCGGCGAGCAGGTCGACCTGCTGTGGGTGAAGGGCTCCGGCGGCGATCTCGGCACCCTGACCGAGTCGGGCCTCGCGGCCCTGCGGCTCGACCGCGTGCGGGCGCTCGAGGCCGTCTACCCGGGCGTCGAGCGCGAGGACGAGATGGTCGCCGCGTTCGACTACTGCCTGCACGGCTCCGGCGGCGCCGCGCCCTCGATCGACACCGCGATGCACGCGCTGGTCGAGCAGCCGCACGTCGACCACCTGCACCCCGACGCGGGCATCGCGATCGCGACCGCTGCCGATGGCCCGGCGCTCACCGAGCGCATCTACGGCGACAAGGTCGTGTGGGTGCCGTGGCGCCGACCCGGCTTCCAGCTCGGGCTCGACATCCGCGCCATCCAGCGCGAGCATCCTGATGCCGTCGGCTGCATCCTGGGCGGGCACGGCATCACGGCATGGGGCGAGACGAGCGAGGCGGCCGAGCGCAACTCGTTGTGGATCATCCGCACCGCCGCCGCCTACCTGGAGGAGCACGGCGCGCAGCAGCCGTTCGGCACGGCGCTGGAGGGCTACGCGGCGCTGCCGCCCGCCGAGCGCCGCGCGAAGGCCGCCGCGCTGAGCGCGCATGTGCGCGCGATCGCCGCGACCGACCGCCCGATGGTGGGCCACTTCAGCGACGATGAGGTCGTCACCGACTTCCTCGAGCGTGAGCACCACCGCCGGCTGACCGAGCTCGGCACCTCGTGCCCGGATCACTTCCTGCGCACCAAGGTGAAGCCGCTCGTGCTCGACCTGCCGGCCGACGCACCCGTCGAGCAGGCCATCGCGCGGCTGCAGGAGCTGCATGAGCAGTACCGCGCCGACTACGCCGCCTACTACGAGCGCCACGCGACCGAGGACTCCCCCGCGATGCGCGGCGCCGACCCCGCCATCGTGCTGATCCCCGGCGTCGGCATGTTCTCGTTCGGCAAGGATAAGCGGACCGCACGCGTCGCCGGCGAGTTCTACATCAACGCCATCAACGTCATGCACGGCGCCGAGTCGGTCTCGACCTACACGCCGATCTCCGACGCGGAGAAGTTCCGCATCGAGTACTGGTCGCTGGAGGAGGCGAAGCTGCAGCGGCAGCCCAAGCCGCGCTCGCACGCCGGCCGCATCGCGCTCGTGACGGGCGCGGCGTCGGGCATCGGGAAGGCGATCGCCACCCGGCTCGCCGCGGAGGGCGCGTGCGTCGTGATCGCCGACCTCTCGCTCGAGAAGGCGCAGGCCGCGGCCGCCGAGCTCGGCTCCACCGACGTCGCGATCGGCGTGCAGTGCGATGTCACGCAGGAGGCGGAGGTGCAGGCAGCGGTCGACGCGACGCTGCTGGCGTTCGGCGGCCTCGACCTGGTCGTCAACAACGCCGGCCTGTCGCTCTCGCGATCGCTGCTCGAGACCACCGAGGCCGACTGGGATCTGCAGCACGACGTGATGGCGAAGGGCTCGTTCCTCGTCTCGCGCGCCGCTGCCCGCGTGCTCATCGACCAGGGGATGGGCGGCGACATCATCTACATCTCGTCGAAGAACGCCGTGTTCGCGGGGCCGAACAACATCGCCTACTCGGCGACGAAGGCCGACCAGGCGCATCAGGTGCGCCTGCTGGCCGCCGAGCTCGGCCAGTACGGCGTGCGCGTCAACGGCATCAACCCGGACGGCGTCGTGCGCGGCTCCGGCATCTTCGCTGGCGGTTGGGGCGCGTCGCGTGCGAAGGTCTACGGCGTGGAGGAAGCAGAGCTCGGCAAGTACTACGCCGGTCGCACGCTGCTCGGCCTCGAGGTGCTGCCCGAGCACGTCGCCAACGCCGTGGCGGCACTCACCGGCCCCGAGCTCAGCCACACCACCGGCCTGCACGTGCCGGTCGACTCGGGCGTTGCGGCGGCATTCCTCCGATGA
- a CDS encoding alpha-hydroxy acid oxidase: protein MERRIPTLTDLRANLNFRTPGNPAAARLAQAQTIWDLRDIAKRRTPKGPFDYTDGAAESEIGIARARQAFEDVELHPAVLKDVTDVSTSWDVLGAPSAFPLAIAPTGFTRLMHAEGETAGARAAAAYDIPFTLSTLGTTSIENVREASPDGRLWMQLYMMKERHRSLELVDRAWKAGYDTLMITVDTPVAGARHRDARNGMQFPPQLTLGTLFDAAPKVEWWWNFLTTEPVTFAAVSKWDGTVGELLDSMFDPSVDYEALAEVRAAWPGKLVVKGVQSVADARALADLGVDAITLSNHGGRQLDRAPVPFLLLPEVAREVGRDLEIHLDTGIMSGTDIVAAVALGARTTMVGRAYLYGLMAGGRAGVNRALAILTGEVRRTMRLLGVGSLEELGPQHVTQLDRLVPRR, encoded by the coding sequence ATGGAACGACGCATCCCGACCCTGACCGACCTGCGTGCGAACCTGAACTTCAGGACGCCGGGCAACCCGGCAGCCGCGCGGCTCGCGCAGGCGCAGACGATCTGGGATCTGCGCGACATCGCGAAGCGTCGCACCCCGAAGGGGCCGTTCGACTACACCGACGGCGCCGCCGAGAGTGAGATCGGCATCGCCCGCGCCCGGCAGGCGTTCGAGGACGTCGAGCTGCACCCTGCGGTGCTCAAGGACGTGACGGATGTCTCCACGTCGTGGGATGTGCTCGGCGCGCCCAGCGCCTTCCCGCTCGCGATCGCGCCGACGGGCTTCACCCGGCTGATGCACGCCGAGGGCGAGACGGCGGGCGCCCGCGCGGCCGCCGCGTACGACATCCCCTTCACACTCTCGACGCTCGGCACCACGTCAATCGAGAACGTGCGCGAGGCGTCGCCCGACGGCCGCCTGTGGATGCAGCTCTACATGATGAAGGAGCGCCACCGCTCGCTGGAGCTGGTCGACCGCGCCTGGAAGGCCGGCTACGACACGCTCATGATCACCGTGGACACGCCGGTCGCCGGGGCCCGCCACCGCGACGCCCGCAACGGCATGCAGTTCCCGCCGCAGCTGACGCTCGGCACGCTGTTCGACGCGGCGCCGAAGGTGGAGTGGTGGTGGAACTTCCTCACCACCGAGCCCGTGACGTTCGCCGCGGTCTCGAAGTGGGACGGCACCGTCGGCGAGCTGCTCGACTCGATGTTCGACCCGTCGGTGGACTACGAGGCGCTCGCCGAGGTGCGGGCCGCCTGGCCGGGCAAGCTCGTGGTCAAGGGCGTGCAGTCGGTCGCCGACGCGCGCGCGCTCGCCGACCTGGGCGTCGACGCGATTACGCTCTCGAACCATGGCGGCCGCCAGCTCGACCGCGCCCCCGTGCCCTTCCTGCTGCTGCCGGAGGTCGCGCGCGAGGTCGGCAGGGATCTCGAGATCCACCTCGACACGGGCATCATGTCGGGCACCGACATCGTCGCCGCCGTCGCGCTGGGCGCCCGCACGACCATGGTCGGTCGCGCCTACCTGTACGGCCTGATGGCCGGCGGCCGCGCTGGCGTCAACCGCGCGCTGGCGATCCTCACCGGGGAGGTGCGGCGCACCATGCGACTGCTGGGCGTCGGCTCGCTCGAGGAGCTCGGGCCGCAGCACGTCACGCAGCTCGACCGGCTCGTGCCGCGACGGTAG
- a CDS encoding rhamnulokinase family protein has translation MTATVAAIDLGATSGRVVRAEVSRTSLRLDEITRFENRPVRIADGLHWAVLGFYDHAMQGVAAASRGRTGDAQLASVAVDSWAVDYGLLRGGSLLGIPFSYRDDRTARGLELVDAVIEQPALYARCGLQRMPFTTINQLMVDREGGLLEVADTLLMLPDLLNYWMTGRMVTEATNASTTGLMRLDGTWDTELMAMLGIPSSLVAEVVVPGTRIGAIDATTRAHFGIEGSPEVLAVGSHDTASAVVGVPMEPDAAYVSSGTWSLVGIETAEPIATPDALDAQFTNEGGVDGRNRFLKNVMGLWILSESMRTWQAQSARIDLPSLLDAAARVDRPLPVFDPTDAAFYPPGDMPARIAAWFGERGQRGPQGHAEVVRCILESLAEGYAVTLRDAARISGQRIERVHVVGGGSRNALLCQLTADRTGLPVVAGPVEATAIGNVLVQARTLGAAPDTLEELRALVRATHELTEYRPRAAGAR, from the coding sequence ATGACGGCGACCGTCGCCGCGATCGATCTCGGCGCGACCAGCGGCCGCGTGGTGCGTGCCGAGGTCAGCCGGACGTCGCTGCGACTCGACGAGATCACGCGCTTCGAGAATCGCCCGGTGCGGATCGCCGACGGGCTGCACTGGGCGGTGCTCGGCTTCTACGACCATGCGATGCAGGGCGTCGCGGCCGCCTCCAGGGGTCGCACGGGCGACGCGCAGCTCGCGTCGGTCGCGGTGGACTCGTGGGCGGTTGACTACGGCCTGCTGCGAGGCGGCAGCCTGCTCGGCATCCCCTTCTCCTACCGCGACGACCGCACGGCGCGCGGGCTGGAGCTCGTCGATGCGGTCATCGAGCAGCCCGCGCTCTACGCCCGCTGCGGCCTGCAGCGCATGCCGTTCACCACCATCAACCAGCTGATGGTCGACCGCGAGGGCGGTCTGCTCGAGGTGGCCGACACGCTGCTGATGCTGCCGGATCTGCTCAACTACTGGATGACCGGTCGCATGGTCACGGAGGCGACCAATGCCTCCACGACCGGGCTCATGCGCCTCGACGGCACGTGGGACACCGAGCTGATGGCGATGCTCGGCATCCCCTCCTCGCTCGTCGCCGAGGTCGTGGTGCCCGGCACCAGGATCGGCGCGATCGATGCCACGACGCGCGCGCACTTCGGCATCGAGGGATCCCCGGAGGTGCTCGCCGTCGGCTCGCACGACACCGCCTCCGCAGTGGTGGGCGTGCCGATGGAGCCAGACGCCGCCTACGTCTCGAGCGGCACCTGGTCACTGGTGGGCATCGAGACCGCCGAGCCCATCGCGACGCCCGATGCGCTCGACGCGCAGTTCACGAACGAGGGCGGCGTCGATGGCCGCAATCGCTTCCTGAAGAACGTCATGGGGCTGTGGATCCTCTCGGAGTCGATGCGCACCTGGCAGGCGCAGAGCGCGCGGATCGATCTGCCGAGCCTGCTGGATGCTGCGGCGCGCGTCGACCGGCCGCTGCCGGTGTTCGACCCGACCGACGCTGCCTTCTACCCACCCGGCGACATGCCCGCGCGCATCGCCGCCTGGTTCGGCGAGCGCGGTCAGCGAGGCCCGCAGGGGCACGCCGAGGTGGTGCGCTGCATCCTCGAGTCGCTCGCCGAGGGCTATGCGGTCACCCTGCGGGACGCGGCGCGCATCAGCGGGCAGCGCATCGAGCGCGTGCACGTGGTGGGCGGCGGCTCGCGCAACGCCCTGCTGTGCCAGCTGACGGCCGACCGCACCGGGCTGCCGGTCGTCGCGGGCCCCGTGGAGGCGACCGCGATCGGCAACGTGCTCGTGCAGGCGCGCACGCTGGGTGCGGCGCCGGACACCCTCGAGGAGCTGCGTGCGCTCGTGCGCGCCACGCACGAGCTCACCGAGTACCGGCCGCGCGCGGCCGGCGCCCGGTGA